One part of the Streptococcus sp. oral taxon 431 genome encodes these proteins:
- the mfd gene encoding transcription-repair coupling factor, whose protein sequence is MGKKMSLIDFFLENKQILSWHENLPQKQRQLLLGLSGSAKSLAIASSLKSQDKVLVMTSTYGEAERLVNDLISILGSNLVYPFLVDDSPMVEFLVSSQEKIFSRVEALRFLRDKSQRGILVCNVAASRVFLPNPQVFDDSILELQVGQECEQRELKNHLISLGYKKVTQVQSQGEFSLRGDILDIFETSQVSPYRIEFFGDEIDGIREFDAETQLSKDSQSKVLIYPASDILLTFEDYQRGQKFLEHEIDKALSPTLKSYLEEVFSCTKEQVLHADIRKFLSVFYKKQWTLIDYLNQIPIIFDDFQKILNQYDAFDKETASYFTDDLHNSKTVSSLQYFADVESQFKKYLPAIFFSNFQKGLGNLKFDYLYQFNQYPMQEFFNQFSFLKEEIERYKKLKYTIVLQSSTKTELKKLSTILDEYDIKVDNSNESEICKGTVNLVEGNLRHGFHFVDENLVFITEYEIFKKKIKRKYRRQNISNAERLKDYNELQKGDYVVHQIHGIGQYLGIETIEIKGIHRDYVSVLYQNGDRISIPVEQIQTLSKYVSSDGKAPKLNKLNDGRFKKAKQKVKSQVEDIADDLIKLYAERSQLKGYAFSKDDEDQVAFDEAFPYVETEDQLRSIEEIKKDMQASQPMDRLLVGDVGFGKTEVAMRAAFKAVNDHKQVVVLVPTTVLAQQHYSNFKERFEQFAVNVDVLSRFRSKKEQTETLEKLKKGQVDILIGTHRVLSKDVEFADLGLMIIDEEQRFGVKHKEALKELKKKVDVLTLTATPIPRTLHMSMLGIRDLSVIETPPTNRYPVQTYVLEQNDRVIRDAVLREMDRGGQVYYLYNKVDTIEKKVSELQELIPEASIGFVHGQMSEIRLENTLLDFIEGEYDILVTTTIIETGVDIPNANTLFIENSDHMGLSTLYQLRGRVGRSNRIAYAYLMYRPDKTLTEVSEKRLEAIKGFTELGSGFKIAMRDLSIRGAGNLLGSSQSGFIDSIGFELYSQLLEEAIAKKNGTDKKREKGNAELILQIDAYLPDEYISDERHKIEIYKRIRQIDKRVNYEGLQDELIDRFGEYPDVVAYLLEIGLAKAYLDKVFVNRVERRNNKLVIQFEKISQQLFLTQDYFQALSQTSLKANISENQGLIEVIFDIRNKKDYEILEGLLIFGESLANIKESKESH, encoded by the coding sequence ATGGGTAAGAAAATGTCATTAATCGATTTCTTTTTAGAGAATAAACAAATTCTATCTTGGCATGAGAACCTACCACAGAAACAAAGACAATTATTGCTAGGTCTTTCTGGCTCAGCAAAATCGTTAGCGATTGCTAGTAGTCTGAAGAGTCAGGATAAGGTTTTAGTGATGACTTCCACATATGGAGAAGCTGAGCGTCTGGTTAATGATTTAATCTCCATACTAGGCTCAAATCTTGTTTATCCATTTCTAGTAGATGATTCACCAATGGTCGAATTTTTGGTATCATCTCAGGAAAAGATTTTTTCTAGGGTTGAAGCTTTGCGTTTTCTAAGAGATAAGTCTCAAAGAGGGATTTTAGTTTGTAATGTCGCAGCTAGTCGGGTATTCTTACCAAATCCTCAAGTTTTTGATGATAGTATCTTAGAACTTCAAGTGGGCCAGGAATGCGAACAAAGAGAATTAAAAAATCACTTAATTTCTCTTGGTTATAAGAAAGTTACACAAGTTCAAAGTCAGGGAGAATTTAGCCTTCGTGGAGATATTCTAGATATCTTTGAAACCTCACAAGTATCTCCTTACCGAATAGAATTTTTTGGTGATGAGATTGATGGCATTAGAGAATTTGATGCCGAAACTCAGCTTTCTAAAGACAGTCAGTCTAAAGTACTGATATATCCAGCAAGTGATATTTTACTAACTTTTGAAGATTATCAGCGTGGCCAGAAATTTTTAGAACATGAGATTGATAAGGCACTTTCCCCGACTTTAAAGTCTTACTTAGAAGAAGTTTTTAGTTGCACGAAAGAGCAAGTTCTTCATGCAGATATTCGCAAGTTTTTGTCTGTATTTTATAAAAAACAATGGACATTGATAGACTATTTGAATCAAATTCCTATTATCTTTGATGATTTTCAAAAAATCTTGAATCAGTACGATGCTTTTGATAAGGAAACCGCTAGCTACTTTACAGATGATTTACACAATAGTAAAACAGTGTCAAGTTTACAATATTTTGCTGATGTAGAAAGTCAATTCAAAAAATATTTACCAGCTATTTTCTTTTCAAATTTCCAAAAAGGGCTTGGAAATCTAAAATTTGATTATCTGTATCAATTTAATCAGTATCCTATGCAGGAGTTCTTTAATCAGTTTTCTTTTCTGAAGGAAGAAATTGAACGTTATAAAAAATTGAAGTATACAATTGTTCTTCAATCAAGTACCAAAACAGAATTAAAGAAACTGTCAACGATTCTTGATGAATATGATATTAAAGTTGATAATAGTAATGAAAGTGAAATCTGTAAAGGAACTGTCAATCTTGTTGAAGGAAATCTTCGTCATGGGTTTCATTTTGTAGATGAAAATCTTGTATTTATCACTGAATATGAGATTTTTAAAAAGAAGATTAAACGGAAATATAGAAGACAAAATATAAGCAACGCTGAGCGATTAAAAGATTATAACGAGCTCCAAAAAGGAGATTATGTTGTTCATCAAATTCATGGTATTGGTCAATATTTAGGGATTGAAACGATTGAAATCAAAGGAATTCATCGAGACTACGTAAGTGTCCTATATCAAAATGGAGACCGTATTTCCATCCCTGTAGAGCAGATACAGACTCTTTCTAAGTATGTCTCTAGTGATGGTAAGGCTCCAAAGTTAAACAAACTTAACGATGGACGTTTTAAAAAAGCCAAGCAAAAAGTAAAGAGTCAAGTTGAAGATATTGCAGATGACTTGATTAAGTTATATGCCGAGAGAAGTCAACTTAAAGGATATGCATTTTCAAAAGATGATGAAGATCAGGTTGCTTTTGACGAAGCATTCCCATATGTAGAGACTGAGGACCAACTTCGAAGTATCGAAGAGATCAAGAAAGATATGCAGGCTTCTCAACCGATGGACCGACTTTTAGTTGGAGATGTTGGATTTGGTAAGACAGAAGTAGCTATGCGAGCTGCATTTAAGGCTGTCAATGATCATAAACAGGTTGTTGTTTTAGTACCAACTACCGTTCTTGCTCAGCAACATTACAGTAATTTTAAGGAAAGATTTGAACAATTTGCTGTCAATGTAGATGTTTTGAGTCGTTTTAGAAGTAAGAAAGAGCAGACTGAGACACTTGAAAAATTGAAAAAAGGTCAAGTAGATATTTTGATAGGGACCCATAGAGTTTTATCTAAAGATGTTGAGTTTGCAGATTTGGGGTTGATGATTATTGATGAAGAACAACGTTTTGGTGTTAAGCATAAGGAAGCTCTCAAGGAATTAAAAAAGAAGGTTGATGTCTTAACCTTGACAGCGACACCAATTCCTCGAACTCTTCATATGTCTATGCTAGGTATCCGAGATTTATCTGTCATCGAAACACCTCCAACTAATCGATATCCTGTTCAAACCTATGTTCTTGAACAGAATGATCGTGTCATTCGTGATGCTGTATTGAGAGAAATGGATCGTGGTGGTCAAGTTTACTATCTTTACAACAAAGTTGACACGATTGAAAAGAAGGTTTCAGAGTTACAAGAGTTGATTCCAGAAGCTTCAATTGGTTTTGTTCATGGACAAATGAGTGAAATTCGCTTAGAAAATACACTTCTTGATTTCATTGAAGGTGAATATGATATTTTAGTAACTACAACAATCATCGAGACAGGAGTAGATATTCCAAATGCTAATACCTTGTTTATAGAAAATTCAGATCATATGGGATTGTCAACCTTGTATCAATTAAGAGGTCGGGTTGGTCGTAGTAATCGAATTGCATATGCTTATCTCATGTATCGTCCAGATAAAACCTTGACAGAAGTTTCTGAGAAAAGATTAGAGGCCATCAAAGGTTTTACTGAACTAGGTTCTGGTTTCAAAATCGCTATGCGTGATTTATCCATTCGTGGAGCTGGGAATCTTTTAGGAAGTTCACAGTCTGGTTTTATTGATTCTATTGGGTTTGAGTTGTATTCTCAGTTACTAGAAGAAGCAATTGCTAAGAAAAATGGAACTGACAAGAAACGTGAAAAAGGAAATGCTGAGTTAATTCTACAAATTGACGCTTATCTTCCGGATGAGTACATTTCAGATGAACGGCATAAAATTGAAATTTACAAGAGAATTCGTCAGATTGATAAACGTGTCAACTATGAGGGATTACAAGATGAGTTGATCGATCGTTTTGGAGAATATCCAGATGTGGTTGCTTACCTTTTAGAAATTGGATTAGCTAAAGCATATCTTGATAAAGTATTTGTCAATCGTGTTGAAAGAAGAAATAATAAGCTTGTTATTCAATTTGAAAAAATTTCGCAACAACTATTCTTAACTCAAGATTATTTCCAGGCTCTTTCTCAGACAAGTTTGAAGGCCAATATTTCAGAAAATCAAGGTTTAATCGAAGTTATTTTTGATATTCGTAATAAAAAGGATTATGAGATTTTAGAAGGTCTTTTAATTTTTGGAGAATCATTAGCAAATATAAAAGAATCAAAAGAGTCACATTAG
- a CDS encoding RNA-binding S4 domain-containing protein: MRLDKYLKVSRIIKRRTVAKEVADKGRIKVNGILAKSSTDLKINDQVEIRFGNKLLLVKVLEMKDSTKKEDAAGMYEIISETRVENDV; this comes from the coding sequence ATGAGATTAGATAAATATTTAAAAGTATCAAGAATTATTAAGCGTCGTACAGTGGCTAAGGAAGTTGCAGATAAGGGACGTATAAAGGTAAATGGTATTCTTGCTAAGAGCTCTACAGATTTAAAAATCAATGACCAAGTTGAAATTCGTTTTGGAAATAAATTGTTGCTCGTAAAAGTGTTAGAAATGAAAGATAGCACTAAAAAAGAAGATGCTGCAGGTATGTATGAAATTATCAGCGAAACAAGGGTAGAAAACGATGTATAA
- a CDS encoding septum formation initiator family protein, with protein MYKKIVQMNNSFIQNEHQRRKYLMEERQRRNRFMGWILILIMLLFILPTYNLTQSYQQLLERRQQLADLKKQYQELSDEKDKESNLATKLKDETYAAKYLRAKYYYSKSWEEVYTIPDLLPR; from the coding sequence ATGTATAAAAAAATTGTACAAATGAATAATTCTTTTATTCAAAATGAACACCAACGTCGTAAATACTTGATGGAAGAACGACAAAGACGAAATCGTTTTATGGGCTGGATTTTGATTTTGATTATGTTGTTGTTCATCCTACCAACCTATAATTTGACTCAAAGTTATCAGCAACTACTAGAACGTCGCCAACAGTTAGCCGATTTGAAAAAACAGTATCAAGAATTGAGCGATGAAAAAGATAAAGAATCAAATCTTGCAACCAAATTAAAGGACGAAACATACGCAGCCAAGTATTTGCGTGCAAAATATTATTATTCAAAATCATGGGAAGAAGTTTATACTATTCCGGACTTACTTCCTAGGTAA
- a CDS encoding SP_0009 family protein yields MENLLDIIEQFLSQSDEKLEELAQKNHLLRLQEEEEKKNA; encoded by the coding sequence ATGGAAAATTTATTAGATATTATTGAACAATTTTTAAGTCAATCAGATGAAAAATTAGAAGAGTTAGCTCAAAAAAATCATCTGTTACGGTTACAGGAAGAAGAGGAAAAAAAGAATGCGTAA
- a CDS encoding serine hydrolase, translating to MRKFLVILLLPIFLKSVQVVSTENPVIIPNQEVYSLTHASYHFYYQDVIESPKFYGETSVYSTEDLIKESGKVNADTKLSVLEWRLNKQGHPVFKLSNNQFVMADKRLLYDSSIVNNFSKRVWLEPEFIVYNSPYDKQELKSTLVPYQDVEVDMSIFAGGHEFLHIKQTGWISTDYISDDDNRIQKVQELLSANYQNEQFSIYVKQLSTGKEAGINEDQKMYAASVMKLPYLYYVQEKINQGDYQLDTKLKYVSEVNDFPGSYKPEGSGSLPKTADNKDYTLKDLITKTAKESDNVAHNILAYYITNKSDEAFKKEMATIAGEEWNVTEKLASAKMAGQVMESIYNQNGFVLESLSQTAFDNQRIAKNISAKVAHKIGDADEFKHDVGIVYTDSPFIISIFTKNSDYDTISKIAKDVYEVLK from the coding sequence ATGCGTAAATTTTTAGTGATATTGCTACTTCCTATTTTTTTAAAAAGTGTCCAAGTAGTAAGCACTGAGAATCCAGTTATCATTCCAAACCAAGAAGTTTATTCCTTAACCCACGCTTCGTATCATTTTTACTATCAAGATGTTATAGAATCTCCAAAATTTTATGGTGAAACATCTGTTTATTCTACAGAAGATTTGATTAAAGAATCAGGAAAAGTCAATGCAGATACAAAATTATCTGTTTTAGAATGGAGATTAAATAAACAAGGACATCCTGTCTTTAAATTGTCTAATAATCAGTTTGTGATGGCCGATAAACGACTTTTATACGATAGTTCAATTGTCAACAATTTTTCTAAACGAGTGTGGTTAGAACCTGAATTTATTGTCTATAATAGCCCTTATGATAAACAAGAATTAAAATCTACTTTGGTACCCTATCAAGATGTTGAAGTAGATATGTCTATTTTTGCTGGTGGGCATGAATTTTTACATATCAAACAAACTGGTTGGATTTCGACGGATTATATTTCCGATGATGATAATCGTATCCAGAAAGTACAAGAGTTGTTATCTGCGAATTATCAAAATGAACAGTTTTCTATTTATGTTAAACAATTAAGCACGGGTAAGGAAGCTGGAATTAATGAAGATCAAAAAATGTACGCTGCTAGTGTTATGAAATTGCCTTATCTTTATTATGTTCAAGAAAAAATCAATCAAGGTGATTACCAACTTGACACGAAATTAAAGTATGTTTCCGAAGTTAATGATTTCCCTGGTTCTTATAAACCCGAAGGAAGTGGAAGCCTCCCTAAAACAGCGGACAATAAAGACTACACTCTCAAAGATTTAATTACAAAGACAGCGAAAGAATCTGACAATGTAGCTCATAATATTCTTGCTTATTATATTACGAATAAATCAGATGAAGCCTTTAAAAAAGAAATGGCTACTATCGCAGGTGAAGAGTGGAACGTAACAGAGAAGTTAGCTTCAGCTAAAATGGCTGGTCAAGTTATGGAATCTATTTATAATCAGAATGGTTTTGTTTTAGAATCGCTATCACAAACAGCTTTTGATAATCAGCGGATTGCTAAGAATATTTCTGCTAAGGTAGCCCATAAAATTGGGGATGCAGATGAATTTAAACACGATGTAGGAATAGTCTATACAGATTCTCCTTTCATTATTTCAATCTTTACCAAAAATTCTGATTACGATACCATTTCTAAAATTGCTAAGGATGTCTATGAGGTCCTAAAATGA
- the tilS gene encoding tRNA lysidine(34) synthetase TilS has product MRDQDFLNHFLEKGYFKDHSRVVLALSGGLDSMFLFHLLSTYQEELGIELFLAHVNHKQRLESNHEEYELRKLAEQVGVPIYVAYFTGDFSEANARQFRYDFFREVIEKTSSTALVTAHHADDQAETIFMRLIRGVRLQHLSAIKERQTFDKGELIRPLLSFYKRDFPEVEHFEDRTNKENHYFRNRVRNIYLPQLEKENIQLKRAFLEFGKEAFDYQIALTELSQTVNVEDLTQFLSFSEATQRVLLQQYLSRFADLNVTREQFQEIHHILKTKSQYRHSIKNGYELIKEYQHFQIGKIRPKSDEKSSECVLNYQNQVYYEGFLFSFGIPLKGENVQQINVSRETSLILRHRQPGDYLIIDVHRKKLRRLFIDLKIPKEKREKAIIIEQFGKICSVLGIEISDLSKKMKNDIMNTVLYIEKIDR; this is encoded by the coding sequence ATGAGAGACCAAGATTTTTTAAATCATTTTCTAGAAAAAGGTTATTTTAAAGATCATTCACGAGTTGTACTAGCCTTGTCTGGTGGATTGGATTCGATGTTTCTCTTTCACCTCCTATCAACTTACCAAGAAGAACTCGGGATTGAATTATTTTTAGCTCATGTAAACCATAAACAACGATTAGAATCGAATCATGAAGAATATGAATTAAGAAAACTAGCTGAACAAGTTGGGGTTCCAATTTACGTAGCTTATTTTACTGGAGATTTTTCAGAAGCAAATGCTCGTCAATTTCGCTATGATTTTTTTAGAGAAGTAATTGAGAAAACTTCCTCTACAGCCCTTGTAACAGCTCATCATGCAGATGATCAGGCTGAAACGATTTTTATGCGATTGATTCGAGGTGTTAGGTTGCAACACTTATCAGCTATAAAAGAGAGACAAACGTTTGATAAGGGAGAGTTAATTCGTCCTTTGCTGTCTTTTTATAAGAGGGATTTTCCTGAAGTTGAGCATTTTGAAGATAGGACGAATAAAGAAAATCATTATTTTCGCAATCGAGTTCGTAATATTTACTTACCACAACTGGAAAAAGAAAATATTCAGCTAAAGAGAGCGTTTTTAGAGTTTGGAAAAGAAGCATTTGACTATCAAATTGCTCTGACTGAATTATCTCAAACAGTCAATGTGGAAGATTTAACTCAGTTTTTATCTTTTAGTGAAGCAACGCAACGAGTTTTACTACAACAATACCTTAGTCGTTTTGCTGATTTAAATGTAACAAGAGAACAATTTCAAGAAATTCATCATATTTTAAAAACTAAGAGCCAATATCGCCATAGTATAAAAAATGGTTATGAACTTATAAAAGAATACCAGCACTTTCAAATTGGTAAAATCAGACCAAAGTCTGATGAAAAAAGTAGTGAGTGTGTGTTAAACTATCAAAATCAAGTTTATTATGAAGGTTTTCTATTTTCATTTGGAATCCCTCTAAAAGGTGAAAATGTTCAACAAATAAATGTTTCCCGTGAAACATCATTGATTTTGCGACATCGACAGCCAGGTGATTATTTGATAATAGATGTTCATCGTAAAAAACTAAGACGACTTTTTATTGATTTAAAAATTCCTAAAGAAAAACGAGAAAAAGCTATTATCATTGAGCAATTTGGAAAAATTTGTTCAGTTTTAGGAATTGAAATCAGTGATTTGAGTAAAAAAATGAAAAATGATATAATGAACACTGTACTTTATATAGAAAAAATAGATAGGTAA
- the hpt gene encoding hypoxanthine phosphoribosyltransferase: MLEKDIKKILISQDEITEAAKKLGAQLTKDYEGKNPILVGILKGSIPFMAELVKYIDTHLEMDFMMVSSYHGGTVSSGVINIKQDVTQDIKGRHVVFVEDIIDTGQTLKSLRDMFTAREAASVKIVTMLDKPEGRTVEIEADYTCFTIPNEFVVGYGLDYNENYRNLPYVGVLKEEVYSK, from the coding sequence ATGTTAGAAAAAGATATCAAGAAAATTTTGATTTCACAAGATGAAATTACAGAAGCAGCTAAAAAATTGGGTGCTCAGTTGACAAAAGATTATGAGGGAAAAAATCCGATTTTAGTTGGAATTTTAAAAGGTTCTATTCCTTTTATGGCAGAATTGGTGAAATATATTGATACACATCTTGAAATGGACTTTATGATGGTCTCTAGCTATCATGGTGGGACTGTAAGTAGTGGTGTCATTAATATTAAACAAGACGTAACTCAAGATATTAAAGGTCGACATGTTGTCTTTGTAGAAGATATCATTGATACTGGTCAAACCTTGAAGAGTTTGAGAGATATGTTTACTGCAAGAGAAGCAGCTTCTGTTAAGATTGTCACCATGCTTGATAAACCAGAAGGTCGTACAGTAGAAATCGAAGCAGATTATACATGTTTTACAATTCCAAATGAATTTGTTGTAGGCTACGGTTTAGACTATAATGAAAACTATCGTAACCTTCCTTATGTAGGTGTATTGAAAGAGGAAGTTTACTCAAAATAG
- the ftsH gene encoding ATP-dependent zinc metalloprotease FtsH has translation MQKQNNGFIKNPFLYLLMIFLLVTGFQYFFAGRSAGHSQQIKYSELVQEITNDNVKEMTYQPSGSVIEVYGVYKTAKTEKQETGIQFFTPSATKVEKFTSIVLPSDTTVADLQKLASEHQTQIEVKHESSSGMWINILVSVVPFAILFFFLFSMMGNMGGNSGRNPMSFGRSKAKAANKEDIKVRFSDVAGAEEEKQELVEVVEFLKDPKRFTKLGARIPAGVLLEGPPGTGKTLLAKAVAGEAGVPFFSISGSDFVEMFVGVGASRVRSLFEDAKKAAPAIIFIDEIDAVGRQRGVGLGGGNDEREQTLNQLLIEMDGFEGNEGIIVIAATNRSDVLDPALLRPGRFDRKVLVGRPDVKGREAILKVHAINKPLAEDVDLKLVAQQTPGFVGADLENVLNEAALVAARRNKSVIDASDIDEAEDRVIAGPSKKDKTVSQKERELVAYHEAGHTIVGLVLSNARVVHKVTIVPRGRAGGYMIALPKEDQMLLSKEDMKEQLAGLMGGRVAEEIIFNVQTTGASNDFEQATQMARAMVTEYGMSEKLGPVQYEGNHAMFGAQSPQKSISEQTAYEIDEEVRSLLNEARNKAAEIIQSNRETHKLIAEALLKYETLDSTQIKSLYETGKMPETVEEESHALSYDEVKSKMSEEN, from the coding sequence ATGCAAAAACAAAATAATGGTTTCATAAAAAATCCATTTCTTTATTTGTTGATGATTTTCTTGCTAGTGACAGGATTCCAGTACTTTTTTGCTGGCAGATCTGCTGGTCATAGTCAACAAATTAAGTACTCAGAATTGGTTCAGGAAATCACTAACGACAATGTAAAAGAAATGACCTACCAACCAAGTGGTAGTGTTATTGAAGTGTATGGTGTCTACAAAACTGCTAAGACAGAGAAACAGGAAACGGGAATTCAATTTTTTACACCCTCTGCTACAAAAGTAGAGAAATTTACAAGTATTGTCCTCCCATCAGATACAACTGTAGCGGATTTGCAAAAGCTAGCAAGTGAACATCAAACACAAATTGAAGTGAAACACGAAAGCTCAAGTGGTATGTGGATTAACATCCTGGTTTCAGTAGTACCATTTGCTATCTTATTCTTCTTCCTCTTCTCTATGATGGGAAATATGGGCGGAAATAGTGGACGTAATCCAATGAGCTTTGGACGTAGTAAAGCTAAAGCTGCTAATAAAGAAGATATCAAAGTTCGCTTCTCAGATGTCGCAGGCGCAGAGGAAGAAAAACAAGAACTTGTTGAAGTTGTTGAATTCTTAAAAGATCCAAAACGATTTACAAAATTGGGTGCCCGGATTCCAGCTGGTGTTCTCTTAGAAGGACCTCCGGGAACTGGTAAAACATTACTTGCCAAAGCAGTCGCAGGAGAAGCTGGTGTACCATTCTTTAGTATTTCAGGTTCTGACTTTGTAGAAATGTTCGTCGGTGTCGGTGCGAGCCGTGTACGTTCTCTCTTTGAGGATGCAAAAAAAGCAGCACCAGCTATTATCTTCATTGATGAAATTGATGCCGTTGGTCGACAACGTGGTGTCGGTTTAGGTGGAGGTAATGATGAACGAGAACAAACCTTAAACCAACTCTTGATTGAAATGGATGGTTTTGAAGGAAATGAAGGAATTATTGTCATTGCGGCAACAAACCGTTCAGATGTTCTTGATCCGGCTCTACTTCGTCCAGGCCGTTTTGATAGAAAAGTATTAGTTGGTCGTCCAGATGTTAAGGGACGCGAAGCAATTTTGAAAGTCCATGCTATAAATAAACCTTTAGCTGAAGATGTAGATTTAAAATTGGTAGCACAACAAACTCCAGGTTTTGTTGGTGCCGATTTGGAAAATGTATTGAACGAAGCAGCTTTGGTTGCAGCTCGTCGCAATAAATCAGTGATTGATGCTTCTGATATTGATGAGGCAGAAGATCGTGTTATCGCTGGACCATCTAAGAAAGACAAGACTGTTTCACAAAAAGAACGTGAATTGGTTGCCTACCATGAGGCAGGACATACCATTGTCGGTCTAGTATTGTCAAATGCCCGTGTTGTTCATAAAGTTACCATAGTACCACGTGGACGTGCAGGCGGATATATGATTGCACTTCCTAAAGAAGACCAAATGCTTTTATCTAAAGAAGATATGAAAGAGCAATTAGCTGGCTTAATGGGTGGACGTGTAGCTGAAGAGATTATCTTTAACGTCCAAACAACTGGAGCATCTAATGACTTCGAACAAGCGACTCAGATGGCGCGTGCTATGGTTACTGAGTATGGTATGAGTGAAAAACTTGGTCCAGTACAATATGAAGGAAATCATGCTATGTTTGGTGCACAAAGCCCTCAAAAATCAATTTCAGAACAAACAGCTTATGAAATTGACGAAGAAGTTCGTTCATTATTGAATGAAGCACGCAACAAAGCTGCTGAAATTATCCAGTCAAATCGTGAAACTCACAAGCTGATTGCAGAAGCATTATTGAAATACGAAACATTGGATAGTACACAAATTAAATCTCTATACGAAACAGGAAAGATGCCTGAAACAGTAGAAGAGGAATCACATGCACTATCTTATGATGAAGTAAAATCAAAAATGAGTGAAGAAAATTAA
- the comW gene encoding sigma(X)-activator ComW, which produces MIEQIYEQYLDFYDVIEKEYSYLVDNDLEWEVFHLRFLLYYLVRYKLDIMHPLFSYHYRACYRLYIEQLLISNDWVGR; this is translated from the coding sequence ATGATTGAACAGATTTATGAACAATATCTTGATTTTTATGATGTTATTGAAAAGGAATATAGTTATTTAGTAGATAATGATTTAGAATGGGAAGTTTTTCATCTTCGATTTTTACTCTATTATTTAGTTAGGTACAAGCTTGATATTATGCATCCTTTATTTTCTTACCACTATAGAGCTTGCTACCGTTTGTACATTGAACAGTTATTGATTTCAAATGATTGGGTTGGGAGATAA